In Labilibaculum sp. DW002, one DNA window encodes the following:
- a CDS encoding UDP-N-acetylmuramoyl-tripeptide--D-alanyl-D-alanine ligase: MEIALIYRLFKQYPQVVTDTRKIVSDSLFFALKGDNFNGNKFALSAVEKGCRFAIIDEKEYAIDDRFILVDDVLTCLQNLARMHRRELDIPILAITGTNGKTTTKELVFEVLKKKFNAIATLGNLNNHIGVPLTLLSMNEDTEFGIVEMGANHPKEIKFLCEIAEPNFGLITNVGKAHLEGFGSFEGVIKTKKELYDYMYKEKGKVFVNTDNPLLKEMLNDQEIVSYGNNEAAFSKAKFLQAEPYMVLELRSPKIGKLYVKTKLIGAYNFENALAAVTLGRFLGIDEIEIKNALEEYLPSNNRSQLKQTEKNVLFLDAYNANPTSMKVAVENFANMTRKGKVLILGDMLELGADAEKEHHDLLELIQEKQLQDVYLVGDLFCKVNVNDQFQTFAKTTDLIEVLEKANLQNQYILIKGSRGIRLEQVIEKL; this comes from the coding sequence ATGGAAATAGCTCTAATTTATCGACTTTTTAAGCAGTATCCGCAGGTTGTTACCGATACTCGAAAAATTGTATCAGATTCGTTATTCTTTGCCCTAAAGGGTGATAATTTTAATGGCAATAAGTTCGCCTTATCTGCTGTTGAAAAAGGTTGTCGTTTTGCAATAATAGACGAGAAAGAATATGCGATCGATGATCGTTTCATCCTAGTAGATGATGTATTAACTTGTTTGCAGAATTTGGCTCGTATGCATCGAAGAGAATTAGATATTCCAATTTTAGCTATAACTGGAACCAATGGAAAAACAACAACAAAAGAGTTAGTTTTCGAAGTGTTAAAAAAGAAATTTAATGCTATTGCCACCCTTGGGAATCTTAATAACCATATTGGAGTGCCCTTAACCTTGCTTTCGATGAATGAGGATACGGAATTTGGAATTGTTGAGATGGGTGCAAATCATCCAAAAGAAATTAAGTTCTTGTGTGAGATCGCAGAACCTAATTTTGGATTGATAACAAATGTAGGAAAGGCACATTTGGAAGGTTTTGGTTCTTTTGAGGGCGTAATCAAGACAAAAAAGGAATTGTACGATTACATGTATAAAGAGAAAGGAAAGGTATTTGTTAATACTGATAATCCTCTCTTAAAAGAAATGCTAAACGATCAAGAAATTGTTAGCTATGGCAACAATGAGGCTGCATTTAGCAAGGCGAAATTTCTGCAAGCTGAACCATATATGGTGTTAGAGTTAAGATCACCTAAAATTGGAAAGTTATATGTGAAAACCAAATTGATTGGGGCATATAATTTCGAAAATGCATTGGCAGCAGTTACATTAGGACGTTTTTTAGGAATTGATGAGATTGAGATAAAAAATGCATTGGAAGAATATCTTCCAAGTAATAATAGATCGCAACTGAAGCAAACAGAAAAGAATGTATTGTTTTTAGATGCATATAACGCGAATCCAACTAGTATGAAAGTAGCGGTTGAGAATTTTGCGAATATGACGCGTAAAGGTAAGGTGTTGATTTTAGGTGATATGTTAGAATTAGGTGCAGATGCAGAAAAGGAGCACCATGATTTACTAGAATTGATTCAAGAAAAGCAATTGCAGGATGTCTATTTGGTGGGTGATTTATTTTGTAAGGTAAATGTGAATGATCAATTTCAGACTTTTGCAAAAACAACAGATTTGATTGAAGTACTTGAAAAGGCTAATTTGCAGAATCAGTACATTCTAATTAAAGGGTCAAGAGGAATTCGTTTGGAACAAGTAATTGAAAAATTATAG
- a CDS encoding glycosyltransferase family 2 protein, which produces MNKIAVVILNWNGKSLLEKFLPSVVQYSQREWAEVIVADNASTDDSISFLNTEYPDIRLIQLEENYGFADGYNRALDQLSHTYFVLLNSDVEVSSNWLDPIYETFENNADIAAAQPKIKAYHHKDSFEYAGGAGGFIDYLGYPFCRGRILDNIEVDNKQYDSQKEIFWASGASLFIRSEVYKAAGGLDADFFAHMEEIDLCWRIKNRGYKIIVEPKSTVYHVGGATLPNHSSRKLFLNFRNNLFMLHKNLPGNKFYTTFLTRMLLDGVAALKFLVGGEFSHFSAVFKAHMSFYASLSKSRKKRKSLLPNVSTNNHSEIYKNSIIFDYYLRKKQHFTDLNF; this is translated from the coding sequence ATGAATAAAATAGCAGTAGTCATATTAAATTGGAACGGTAAGAGTTTACTCGAAAAATTTCTTCCTTCAGTTGTTCAATATTCCCAAAGAGAATGGGCCGAAGTTATTGTTGCTGATAATGCTTCAACAGATGACTCTATTTCCTTTTTAAATACTGAATATCCAGACATTCGACTAATTCAGCTTGAAGAAAATTATGGCTTTGCAGACGGGTACAACAGAGCGCTAGACCAATTATCGCATACTTATTTTGTTCTCCTAAACTCAGATGTAGAAGTTAGTTCCAACTGGCTTGATCCTATTTACGAAACATTTGAGAACAATGCTGATATTGCAGCAGCACAGCCAAAAATAAAAGCTTACCATCACAAGGATTCTTTTGAGTATGCGGGTGGTGCTGGTGGCTTTATAGACTACTTAGGCTATCCTTTTTGCAGAGGTAGAATATTAGATAATATTGAAGTTGACAACAAGCAATACGACTCACAAAAAGAAATATTCTGGGCTAGTGGAGCCTCTTTATTCATTAGATCGGAAGTGTATAAAGCTGCAGGTGGTTTAGATGCTGATTTTTTTGCTCACATGGAGGAAATTGATCTGTGTTGGCGAATTAAAAATCGTGGTTACAAGATTATTGTAGAACCAAAATCAACGGTTTATCATGTTGGTGGAGCCACTCTTCCAAATCATAGTTCAAGAAAGTTATTTCTTAATTTCCGCAACAATCTTTTCATGTTGCACAAGAATTTACCTGGAAATAAATTTTACACTACATTTTTAACCAGAATGCTACTCGATGGTGTTGCAGCCCTTAAATTTCTAGTTGGAGGTGAGTTTTCGCATTTTTCAGCAGTGTTTAAAGCACACATGTCATTTTATGCTAGCCTTTCAAAATCTAGAAAAAAGAGGAAAAGCCTACTTCCAAATGTAAGTACAAATAATCATTCTGAAATTTATAAAAACAGTATTATTTTTGATTATTACTTAAGGAAGAAACAGCATTTTACTGACCTAAACTTCTAA
- a CDS encoding lysophospholipid acyltransferase family protein has translation MIKFLSYIVYGLVRLISYLPFPVLYVFSDIVYFFVCYILRYRRKVITDNLKNSFPEKSDEEIHKIRKEFYSHFCDTFIETIKLWTISEEEMKKRCKFLNPEIFDRYKEQNKNVITILGHYGNWEWLTSFAIWRDANYLPVYKPLHNQVFDQMFLKIRKRFGAIPVAKDDTLRTMIRYRNEKKLSATVLIGDQTPKKKSISYWTKFLNQDTAILIGTERIAKKLDQAVVFIKMNKIKRGYYEVDLIPLFDNPKETAEFEISEKHTRVLEDIIKENPAYWLWSHKRWKHKKETAE, from the coding sequence ATGATAAAATTTCTGTCCTATATTGTTTACGGATTGGTTAGATTGATCAGTTATCTTCCCTTCCCAGTTCTTTATGTTTTTTCAGACATTGTGTATTTCTTTGTTTGCTACATTCTTCGTTATAGAAGAAAAGTAATTACAGACAATCTTAAAAATTCGTTTCCAGAAAAATCAGACGAAGAAATTCATAAGATTAGAAAAGAATTCTACAGCCATTTCTGCGACACATTTATTGAGACTATTAAGCTTTGGACCATAAGTGAAGAAGAAATGAAGAAGCGCTGTAAATTTCTTAATCCTGAGATATTTGACAGATACAAAGAACAAAATAAAAATGTGATTACTATTTTAGGTCACTACGGAAATTGGGAGTGGCTAACCTCTTTTGCTATTTGGAGAGATGCAAATTACTTGCCGGTATACAAACCTCTTCACAACCAAGTGTTTGATCAAATGTTTCTTAAAATAAGAAAACGTTTTGGTGCTATTCCTGTTGCAAAAGACGATACACTACGCACCATGATTAGGTATCGTAATGAGAAAAAACTATCTGCAACCGTTTTAATTGGTGATCAAACTCCTAAGAAAAAAAGCATCAGTTACTGGACTAAATTTTTAAATCAGGACACTGCTATTTTGATCGGCACAGAGAGAATTGCTAAAAAACTCGACCAAGCCGTTGTTTTTATTAAAATGAACAAAATAAAAAGAGGCTATTATGAAGTTGACCTCATTCCTCTTTTCGATAATCCTAAAGAAACAGCAGAATTTGAGATAAGTGAAAAACACACTCGCGTTCTTGAAGATATTATTAAGGAAAATCCAGCTTACTGGCTATGGTCACACAAGCGTTGGAAGCACAAGAAAGAAACAGCTGAATGA
- the porU gene encoding type IX secretion system sortase PorU has translation MQKRLLLPMRYLVILLFSLLNISAFAQISKPFQLQWTENKVFYPNGESISTLMFSGASIEEKNNWLPEFSHLQLLGSTNDLFEVELVDTEFKLLSSIEKQILQNKTVPNNINLSIKSVLIRKKAYQEVYLIPIRRNSTSGQYEKLVKFSLRFKKLKQSKSASQVKSYVSSSALKTGSWVKISVDTTAIHKITYSQLIDMGISNPENVRVYGSGGGMLSKMNSDEHIDDLVNNPIFMERGDDGIFNSGDYILFYAKGTNSWKHDENTNEFVHENHLYSDASYYFLSSDMGSPLLMESTPSLSTSNIIVNDFNDYAVIDQDEINLLESGRLWLGDKFDVTTNYAYSFNFPNLKNDEPIAITTNLVARSSSSTKFTLQSGSTVIGNIPMNQVNTGSYTASYASQSENSFTNFTPSSDQFEIEIDYEKSSASSKGWLNFLRVNARRELIFTTDQMSFRDKKSIGTGNIANFSIQNTNDKIQIWDVSKPKSLKLILASYSNNTTSFNADANILKEYIAVDVKGDFPSPELVGTVQNQNLHALSQKDMLIISPTKFTSFANQIADFHKTKDALSVQVINPEEIYNEFSSGAPDVSAIRNFIKMFYDRAANESEMPKYLLLFGDGSYDNKSDQENNTNQVLTYQSQNSLSPTQSFVTDDFFGLLDDDEGEASGMLDIGIGRLPVNTIEEAQTVINKILNYNDSEWGDWRTNVCFIGDDEDRNTHMRDANRLAVQVENNYPQYQTQRIFLDDYEQIISSVGQVYPDVNFEISESVNKGTLIMNYTGHGNENGLAHEQIMMLDDILAWKNPNKLPLFMTATCEFSRFDNYKKRSSGEMILLRENGGGIGLFTTTRLVFSSPNFTLNQNFYHHVFDKDADGNYNRLGDIMRKTKNETGSGINKRNFTLLGDPALRLNYPKHTAETTKLNDVNITQAIDTLKALSKIKISGRIVSEDGADLNDFSGTLFPTVFDKVKTKATRGNDYDPFEYEVQNSILFKGKASVTNGKFDFNFFVPKDISYEYGNGKITYYANSTNTDATGFTNNIVIGGTNPNADNDKLGPEISLFMDDEHFTPGGLTSSSPLLLAVVKDSSGINTLGNSIGHDIVAILDQKSDNAIKLNDFYESDLDNYQEGKISYRLTDLEPGEHDIQLKVWDNVNNSSENILDFIVAEDAELVLKNILNYPNPFTTNTGFYFEHNHAARELDVLIQILTISGKLIKSIETTVNSSGNRVGPIQWDGKDDFGNSIGRGVYFYRVKVRADDGKVVNKFQKLVILK, from the coding sequence ATGCAAAAACGTCTGCTATTACCTATGCGATATCTAGTCATTCTTCTTTTCTCTCTTCTGAATATTAGTGCATTTGCACAAATATCTAAGCCTTTTCAATTACAATGGACAGAAAACAAAGTATTCTATCCAAATGGAGAAAGTATTAGTACCCTAATGTTCTCTGGTGCTTCTATTGAAGAAAAAAACAATTGGCTTCCTGAATTTTCACACTTGCAATTATTAGGATCGACTAATGACTTATTTGAAGTTGAGTTAGTGGATACGGAATTTAAATTGTTAAGTTCCATTGAAAAGCAGATTTTACAAAATAAAACGGTGCCAAATAACATAAACCTCTCAATAAAATCGGTTTTAATTCGAAAAAAGGCATATCAAGAAGTTTATTTAATTCCTATTCGAAGAAATTCTACTTCTGGACAATATGAAAAACTAGTTAAATTTTCATTGCGTTTTAAAAAGTTAAAGCAATCCAAATCTGCTAGTCAAGTAAAATCCTATGTTAGCAGTTCGGCTCTTAAAACAGGTTCATGGGTTAAAATTTCTGTTGACACAACAGCGATTCACAAGATTACCTATTCTCAACTAATCGATATGGGCATCTCTAATCCTGAGAATGTTCGAGTTTATGGCTCTGGAGGCGGAATGCTTTCCAAAATGAATTCGGATGAACACATAGATGATCTTGTGAACAATCCCATCTTTATGGAAAGAGGTGATGATGGCATTTTTAATTCGGGAGATTACATTTTGTTCTATGCAAAAGGAACAAACTCCTGGAAACATGATGAAAACACGAATGAGTTTGTACATGAAAATCATTTGTATTCGGATGCCTCCTACTATTTTTTAAGTTCAGATATGGGATCGCCTTTATTAATGGAAAGCACTCCATCCTTATCTACTTCAAACATAATAGTTAATGATTTTAATGATTATGCCGTAATTGATCAAGACGAAATTAATTTACTTGAAAGTGGTAGGCTTTGGCTAGGTGATAAATTTGATGTTACCACGAATTACGCCTACTCATTCAATTTCCCAAACTTAAAAAATGATGAACCAATTGCTATAACAACAAACTTGGTAGCACGTTCCTCTTCCAGTACTAAATTCACTTTACAATCTGGAAGTACGGTAATTGGAAATATCCCCATGAATCAAGTAAACACAGGAAGTTATACTGCAAGCTATGCTTCTCAATCGGAAAACTCCTTTACCAATTTCACTCCTTCATCCGATCAATTTGAAATAGAAATTGATTATGAGAAAAGTTCTGCCTCATCGAAAGGATGGCTAAATTTTCTGCGCGTGAATGCGAGGCGCGAGTTAATATTCACTACTGATCAGATGTCATTTAGGGATAAAAAAAGTATTGGAACCGGCAATATTGCAAATTTCTCAATTCAAAATACCAATGATAAAATTCAAATTTGGGATGTCTCAAAGCCTAAGTCTTTAAAATTGATTCTAGCATCATATAGCAACAACACAACTTCATTTAATGCTGATGCAAATATTTTAAAAGAATACATTGCTGTTGATGTAAAAGGCGACTTTCCAAGTCCTGAACTAGTTGGTACAGTTCAAAATCAAAATCTGCACGCATTATCGCAGAAAGACATGCTAATTATTAGCCCAACAAAATTTACCTCTTTTGCGAATCAAATCGCAGATTTTCATAAAACAAAAGATGCTTTAAGCGTTCAGGTAATTAATCCTGAGGAGATCTATAATGAATTTTCATCTGGTGCACCAGATGTTAGCGCTATTAGAAATTTCATTAAAATGTTTTACGATCGAGCTGCAAATGAATCTGAAATGCCAAAGTATCTATTATTATTTGGCGATGGCTCATACGACAATAAATCAGATCAGGAAAACAATACCAATCAAGTTCTCACCTACCAATCGCAAAATTCTTTAAGTCCAACACAATCTTTTGTTACCGACGATTTTTTCGGATTATTAGATGATGATGAAGGAGAAGCCTCGGGGATGTTAGATATTGGAATTGGTAGGTTACCCGTAAATACAATTGAAGAAGCTCAAACTGTAATTAATAAAATTTTAAACTACAATGATTCTGAATGGGGCGATTGGCGAACAAATGTTTGTTTCATTGGTGATGATGAAGATCGAAATACTCATATGAGAGACGCCAATAGATTAGCTGTTCAAGTCGAAAATAACTATCCACAATATCAAACTCAAAGAATATTCCTAGACGATTACGAGCAAATTATTAGTTCTGTAGGACAGGTATATCCAGATGTAAATTTTGAAATCAGCGAAAGCGTAAACAAAGGCACGCTAATAATGAATTACACAGGGCATGGCAATGAAAATGGATTAGCGCATGAACAAATAATGATGCTTGATGATATTTTAGCATGGAAAAACCCGAATAAACTACCTTTATTCATGACGGCTACCTGCGAATTTAGCCGTTTTGACAATTATAAAAAACGTTCATCAGGTGAAATGATATTGCTTAGAGAAAATGGAGGTGGCATTGGTCTGTTTACAACAACTCGCTTGGTTTTTTCTTCTCCAAACTTCACACTAAATCAAAATTTCTATCATCATGTTTTCGACAAAGATGCCGATGGCAACTATAACCGCTTGGGAGACATCATGAGAAAAACGAAAAACGAAACAGGATCAGGAATCAACAAAAGGAATTTTACCTTATTGGGAGATCCTGCTTTGCGATTAAATTACCCAAAACATACTGCTGAAACAACCAAGCTAAATGATGTAAATATTACACAAGCCATAGACACTTTAAAGGCATTAAGCAAAATTAAGATTTCAGGCCGTATTGTATCTGAAGATGGTGCCGATTTAAATGATTTCTCAGGAACCCTATTTCCGACAGTTTTCGATAAAGTTAAAACCAAAGCCACGCGAGGAAATGATTACGATCCCTTTGAATACGAGGTGCAAAATAGCATTCTATTTAAAGGAAAAGCTAGCGTTACAAATGGGAAATTCGACTTTAACTTCTTTGTCCCTAAGGATATTAGCTATGAATATGGCAATGGAAAAATAACTTACTATGCGAACAGTACAAACACTGATGCTACAGGTTTTACAAACAATATCGTAATAGGAGGAACAAATCCTAATGCTGATAATGATAAGTTAGGGCCCGAAATTAGCCTGTTTATGGATGACGAACATTTTACTCCTGGCGGATTAACAAGCTCCTCTCCTCTCCTTTTAGCTGTTGTTAAAGATTCTAGTGGAATCAATACGCTAGGCAATTCCATTGGGCATGATATCGTGGCTATTTTGGATCAAAAATCAGATAATGCAATCAAATTAAATGATTTCTATGAATCTGACTTGGATAATTATCAAGAAGGTAAAATATCGTATCGCTTAACGGATTTGGAACCTGGAGAACATGATATCCAACTAAAAGTATGGGATAATGTTAACAATTCATCCGAGAATATCCTCGACTTTATTGTTGCTGAAGATGCAGAACTTGTTCTTAAAAACATCCTTAATTACCCTAATCCTTTTACAACGAATACTGGTTTTTACTTTGAACACAATCATGCCGCTAGAGAACTCGACGTATTGATTCAAATACTAACAATATCTGGGAAATTAATTAAAAGCATAGAAACCACCGTTAATTCTTCTGGAAATCGTGTCGGACCCATTCAATGGGATGGAAAAGACGATTTTGGCAACTCCATTGGTCGTGGAGTTTACTTCTATCGTGTAAAGGTTCGGGCCGATGATGGAAAAGTGGTCAATAAATTTCAAAAATTAGTCATCCTCAAATAA
- a CDS encoding inositol monophosphatase family protein encodes MINLKELCFKTNDIARKVGAFIKEQQSKIKSDVIEVKGIHDFVTYVDKTAEEQIVAELKLILSDAGFIAEEGTETFRAEKYNWIIDPLDGTTNYIHGLSPFAVSIALMEYDEIVLGVVYEISLDECFYSWKGASGAFLNGKTIQVSNAKTIDASLIATGFPYYDYDQLKTFMASLEYFIINSHGVRRPGSAATDLAYVSCGRFEAFYEYSLQPWDVAAGSFLVQQAGGKVCDFKGDTNYIFGKEIIASNALVHDEFRNTVNKFMVK; translated from the coding sequence ATGATCAATCTTAAGGAACTTTGTTTTAAAACAAACGACATTGCTCGTAAAGTTGGAGCCTTTATCAAGGAACAACAAAGTAAAATTAAATCGGATGTAATTGAAGTTAAGGGAATACATGATTTTGTAACTTATGTAGATAAAACTGCCGAAGAACAAATCGTTGCTGAACTGAAACTAATACTTTCGGATGCTGGCTTTATTGCCGAAGAAGGAACAGAAACCTTCAGAGCTGAAAAATACAACTGGATTATTGATCCTTTGGATGGAACAACCAACTACATTCATGGCCTATCTCCTTTCGCGGTTAGCATCGCTTTAATGGAATATGACGAAATTGTTTTGGGTGTTGTTTATGAAATAAGTCTTGACGAATGTTTTTACTCGTGGAAAGGTGCATCTGGCGCATTCTTGAATGGCAAAACAATTCAAGTTTCTAATGCAAAAACCATCGATGCCAGTTTAATTGCTACCGGCTTTCCATATTACGATTACGACCAACTGAAAACTTTCATGGCTTCATTGGAATATTTCATTATTAATTCACACGGTGTTCGTCGTCCAGGTTCTGCCGCTACCGATTTAGCTTATGTATCTTGTGGTAGATTTGAAGCATTTTATGAATACAGTCTTCAGCCTTGGGATGTTGCAGCAGGTTCGTTTCTAGTTCAACAAGCTGGTGGAAAGGTTTGTGACTTTAAAGGAGACACCAATTATATTTTTGGCAAAGAAATAATAGCTAGTAATGCCTTAGTTCACGATGAATTTAGAAATACTGTTAATAAGTTCATGGTGAAGTAA
- the sugE gene encoding quaternary ammonium compound efflux SMR transporter SugE, producing the protein MSTAWIYLIIAGLFEAVWAIGLKYTQGFTKLWPSVITVIAMAISLYFLALAVKNLPIGTAYAVWTGIGAFSTAVLGIVLFGEPVHFARVFFLLLLLVAIIGLKFSTQS; encoded by the coding sequence ATGTCTACTGCGTGGATTTATTTAATAATTGCTGGTTTGTTTGAAGCTGTTTGGGCAATCGGATTGAAATACACACAAGGATTTACAAAGCTATGGCCAAGTGTGATTACTGTTATTGCAATGGCAATTAGTCTGTATTTTCTCGCTTTAGCAGTTAAGAATTTACCTATCGGAACGGCTTATGCTGTTTGGACAGGAATTGGTGCTTTCTCAACAGCTGTATTAGGTATTGTTCTATTTGGTGAGCCGGTTCATTTCGCAAGAGTATTTTTTTTACTTTTACTCCTAGTGGCTATCATCGGTTTAAAGTTTTCAACACAGAGTTAA
- the gldJ gene encoding gliding motility lipoprotein GldJ, with protein sequence MKLRSSIVLFVFAISLMVFPSCSKVKNLVGKGEKSKTTGWAYNDPENGGFEYKEGYTQKTGPGLVFVEGGTFVLGRTQDDVMFDWNNMPRRVTIPSFYIDKTEVRNVDYREYLHWTKRVFVDYPEVYKKALPDTMVWRSELAYNEPYVNNYLRHKAYSEYPVVGVSWEQASDFCEWRTDRVNERILIEKGILKENPDQRNENNFNTQAYLMGQYEGVVGTNLKDLNPDNEERRVRWSDGILLPKYRLPSEAEWEYAALATIGNSTDERIADKKMYPWNGHWVRNDDKKHRGEMMANFSRGRGDFMGSAGALNDAGDITVPVESYWPNDFGLFCMAGNVNEWVADVYRPLSSYDVAEFNPYRGNVFKTPLLDEEGNVAEKDSLGRIRYRQQKDEELVNRVNYRTADNRNYNDGDVASSIVSDYTWNNPEHQTKGSSRMYVQGRGQDGSDFSSMVTDDSRVYKGGSWKDRAFWMAPSARRFLNQKEARDDIGFRCAMTHVGHPANQRTK encoded by the coding sequence ATGAAATTAAGATCGAGTATTGTTCTCTTTGTTTTTGCTATATCGTTGATGGTATTCCCATCATGTTCAAAGGTGAAGAACCTTGTTGGAAAAGGAGAGAAATCTAAAACCACTGGTTGGGCCTACAATGATCCGGAGAACGGAGGATTTGAATACAAAGAGGGTTATACACAGAAAACAGGACCTGGTTTGGTATTTGTTGAAGGGGGAACTTTCGTCTTGGGACGTACTCAAGATGATGTAATGTTTGATTGGAATAATATGCCTCGTCGTGTTACAATTCCTTCTTTTTATATTGATAAAACAGAAGTTAGAAACGTTGATTATAGAGAATACCTGCATTGGACAAAGCGTGTTTTTGTTGATTACCCGGAGGTATATAAAAAAGCACTGCCTGATACAATGGTTTGGAGATCAGAGTTGGCATATAATGAGCCATATGTAAATAATTATTTACGCCATAAAGCTTATTCAGAATATCCGGTTGTTGGTGTTTCTTGGGAGCAAGCATCTGATTTTTGCGAGTGGCGAACTGATCGTGTTAATGAAAGAATTCTAATTGAAAAGGGTATTTTGAAAGAGAATCCTGATCAGCGTAATGAGAATAACTTTAATACTCAGGCGTACTTAATGGGACAATACGAAGGTGTTGTTGGTACAAACCTTAAAGATTTAAATCCGGATAACGAAGAGCGTCGTGTACGTTGGTCTGATGGAATTTTGTTACCAAAGTATCGTCTTCCATCAGAAGCAGAGTGGGAGTATGCAGCTCTTGCAACTATTGGTAATTCGACAGATGAGCGTATTGCTGATAAGAAAATGTATCCTTGGAATGGACATTGGGTAAGAAATGATGACAAGAAGCATAGAGGTGAGATGATGGCTAATTTCTCAAGAGGTCGTGGTGATTTTATGGGATCTGCAGGAGCTCTTAATGATGCCGGAGATATTACTGTACCAGTTGAATCTTATTGGCCTAATGACTTTGGTTTGTTCTGTATGGCAGGTAATGTAAATGAGTGGGTTGCTGATGTTTATCGCCCATTATCTTCATATGATGTAGCCGAGTTTAATCCGTATAGAGGTAATGTTTTTAAAACACCATTGCTTGATGAGGAAGGAAATGTAGCTGAAAAAGATAGTTTAGGTCGTATTCGCTACCGTCAACAAAAAGATGAAGAATTGGTTAATCGTGTAAATTACAGAACTGCCGATAACAGAAACTATAATGATGGAGATGTTGCTTCAAGTATCGTTTCGGATTATACATGGAATAACCCAGAGCATCAAACAAAAGGTTCTAGCCGTATGTATGTTCAAGGTAGAGGTCAAGATGGTAGCGATTTTAGCTCTATGGTAACTGACGATTCTCGTGTTTACAAAGGTGGTTCTTGGAAAGATCGTGCTTTTTGGATGGCGCCAAGTGCACGTCGCTTTTTAAATCAAAAAGAAGCTCGTGATGATATCGGTTTCAGATGTGCAATGACACATGTAGGACATCCTGCAAATCAAAGAACAAAGTAG